From one Dermacentor variabilis isolate Ectoservices chromosome 3, ASM5094787v1, whole genome shotgun sequence genomic stretch:
- the LOC142575005 gene encoding gonadotropin-releasing hormone receptor-like: MALLHLPASAVCSANTTCLPLGDEEANSSIAHVFSDGNWTASPHAEAAPQLTRAALVRALVLVLIAGVSLFGNSATLLSIWAMGRARRSSLYLLLAHLSVADLMVTAWCVVAEAAWTVTVQWLGGEPLCKLFKYMQMFSLYLSTFILVVIGYDQLLALRYPIERARNRLRSKRLTLAAWVLSALLSLPQVSASLPSATSSRHDIAHRER; the protein is encoded by the coding sequence ATGGCTCTGCTGCATCTGCCTGCCTCTGCCGTGTGCTCGGCAAACACCACGTGTCTGCCGCTTGGAGACGAAGAAGCCAACTCGAGCATCGCGCACGTCTTCTCCGACGGCAACTGGACGGCGTCTCCACATGCCGAGGCAGCTCCTCAGCTGACACGAGCCGCGCTCGTGCGAGCGCTGGTGCTGGTGCTGATCGCCGGAGTGTCCCTGTTCGGCAACTCGGCCACTTTGCTTTCGATTTGGGCCATGGGCCGGGCTCGTCGCTCCTCCCTGTACCTGCTGCTCGCGCACCTCTCCGTCGCCGACCTCATGGTGACCGCGTGGTGCGTGGTCGCCGAAGCGGCCTGGACGGTCACAGTGCAGTGGTTGGGCGGTGAGCCCCTGTGCAAGCTCTTCAAGTACATGCAGATGTTCTCGCTCTACCTGTCCACCTTCATCCTGGTTGTGATAGGCTACGACCAGTTGCTGGCGCTTCGGTACCCCATCGAGCGTGCTCGAAACCGCCTTCGTTCCAAGAGGCTAACTCTGGCCGCGTGGGTGCTCAGCGCGCTGCTAAGTCTTCCGCAGGTGAGCGCCTCTCTTCCCTCCGCTACCTCCTCGCGCCATGACATCGCTCACAGGGAGCGCTGA